Proteins found in one Synechococcus sp. LA31 genomic segment:
- a CDS encoding phosphate-starvation-inducible PsiE family protein: MKLFDDKQFLSAIHGYERQLAKLLAVLLAAVVGFAAIELVVETAIGLVQRQTNWFDGSLIKLLDRLLLIFIALEVLQNVTAYLRDQVVQIELVLLTALTAVARKVIVLPPGTENKPALMAGFGVIVVGLAAAYWLVRMARRHPQPTSLSESL; the protein is encoded by the coding sequence ATGAAGCTGTTCGATGACAAGCAGTTCCTCTCCGCCATCCATGGCTATGAGCGGCAGCTGGCCAAATTGCTGGCTGTGCTGCTGGCGGCGGTCGTGGGATTCGCAGCGATCGAGCTGGTGGTGGAAACAGCGATCGGCTTGGTGCAGCGGCAGACCAATTGGTTTGACGGCAGCCTGATCAAACTGCTGGATCGGCTGCTGCTGATCTTCATCGCTTTGGAGGTGCTCCAAAACGTGACGGCTTACCTACGCGATCAGGTTGTGCAGATCGAACTGGTGCTGCTCACCGCCCTGACAGCCGTGGCCCGAAAAGTGATCGTGCTCCCACCCGGCACCGAAAACAAGCCGGCCCTCATGGCCGGTTTCGGCGTGATTGTGGTGGGTTTAGCAGCGGCTTACTGGTTGGTGCGCATGGCACGCCGCCATCCGCAGCCCACATCACTATCAGAAAGTCTGTAA
- a CDS encoding NAD(P)H-quinone oxidoreductase subunit F, with product MSWLGTAWLVPIYPLVGALFSLLWSPGVIARTGPRPSGYMNLLMVSIAFGHSLMALLGLTGNSAAGQAAIYAPPSFQWTWLNTAGLRIGFDGLVTEPALIAMTVITGLHVLVQIYAIGYLEMDWGWPRFFGSLSFFEAGLCGLVLTDSIFFSYVLLELLTVGTYVIVGTWFNQSLVVKGARDAFLTKRIGDLILLAGVIALLPITGTWNFHGLQAWAADLTNNGQPLPAGFQLILLALIAGPMGKCAQIPLHLWLDEAMESPLPSTVLRNSVVVIGGAWVLLRLEPLIELSPLVQGVLVVVGGTTALVAALIALGQIDVKRAMSFLVSSWLGLLFVAVGLGGIGVADHLLLVYPLPMALMLMAVGTIVIGNITQDLTQLGGLWSRRPLVGMAFLVGAAGLVGLPPFGGFAALRELLELTATSRWPWLLGGLVLLTNALLCACLMRVFGLIWGGRPNPFTVRSPEVLWLMVLPTMLLMGLVLHIPQLLVQLGIYELSPLPGWGPLGWPLLASSFVGAGVSAWFYFRPHPLAQLPSSLGGVQHWLAEDMRTEAFYHRTVVALVVTLARVSAWADLQLVDGFSAGAGGSAMQAARRLSFTTSGRSQAYALSFVLGVLLMAAWLLFR from the coding sequence GTGTCCTGGCTTGGTACGGCCTGGTTGGTTCCCATCTACCCGCTGGTGGGAGCCCTATTCAGCCTGCTCTGGTCGCCTGGGGTGATCGCCCGCACGGGCCCGCGCCCATCGGGCTACATGAATCTGCTGATGGTGTCGATCGCGTTCGGCCACAGCTTGATGGCCCTGCTCGGGCTCACGGGCAATTCGGCCGCAGGTCAGGCGGCGATCTATGCACCCCCGAGCTTTCAGTGGACTTGGCTGAACACCGCCGGCCTGCGCATCGGGTTTGACGGCCTCGTCACCGAGCCTGCGCTGATTGCCATGACGGTGATCACCGGTTTGCACGTGTTGGTGCAGATCTACGCGATTGGATACCTCGAGATGGATTGGGGTTGGCCGCGTTTCTTTGGCAGCCTCAGCTTTTTTGAAGCGGGCCTGTGCGGCCTCGTGCTCACCGATTCGATCTTCTTCAGCTATGTGTTGTTGGAGCTGCTCACCGTGGGTACCTACGTGATCGTGGGCACCTGGTTCAACCAGTCGCTGGTGGTGAAGGGGGCTCGTGATGCCTTTCTCACCAAGCGCATTGGTGACCTGATCCTGTTGGCCGGTGTGATCGCTCTGTTGCCGATCACCGGCACTTGGAACTTTCATGGCTTGCAGGCCTGGGCCGCTGATCTCACCAACAACGGCCAGCCCCTGCCAGCGGGTTTTCAGCTGATCCTGCTGGCGTTGATTGCGGGGCCCATGGGCAAATGCGCCCAGATCCCCCTGCACCTCTGGCTGGATGAAGCCATGGAGAGCCCTCTACCGTCCACCGTGCTGCGCAACTCGGTGGTGGTGATTGGTGGGGCCTGGGTGCTGCTGCGCCTCGAGCCGCTGATCGAACTCAGCCCCTTGGTGCAGGGGGTGCTTGTGGTGGTGGGTGGCACCACGGCCTTGGTGGCCGCCCTGATCGCACTCGGCCAGATCGATGTCAAGCGCGCGATGAGTTTTCTGGTGAGCAGCTGGCTGGGGCTGCTGTTTGTGGCTGTGGGCCTTGGCGGTATCGGTGTGGCCGATCACCTGCTGCTGGTGTATCCGCTGCCGATGGCGCTGATGTTGATGGCGGTGGGCACGATTGTGATCGGCAACATCACCCAAGACCTCACTCAGCTCGGTGGCCTGTGGAGCAGGCGCCCTCTGGTGGGTATGGCCTTTCTGGTGGGTGCAGCGGGATTGGTGGGTCTGCCGCCGTTTGGGGGATTTGCGGCGTTGCGCGAACTGTTGGAGCTGACGGCTACAAGCCGATGGCCCTGGCTGCTTGGGGGGCTGGTGTTGCTCACAAATGCCCTGCTCTGCGCTTGTTTGATGCGGGTGTTTGGTTTGATCTGGGGCGGTCGTCCCAATCCCTTCACCGTGCGCTCTCCAGAGGTGCTCTGGCTCATGGTGTTGCCCACCATGCTCTTGATGGGCCTGGTGCTGCACATCCCCCAGCTCCTGGTGCAGCTTGGGATTTATGAGCTCTCGCCCTTGCCAGGCTGGGGGCCGCTGGGTTGGCCCTTGCTGGCTTCCAGCTTTGTTGGCGCAGGGGTTTCCGCGTGGTTTTACTTCCGGCCCCACCCGCTGGCGCAGCTGCCCTCCAGCCTGGGCGGCGTGCAGCACTGGCTCGCAGAAGACATGCGAACTGAGGCCTTCTATCACCGCACCGTTGTTGCGTTGGTGGTAACCCTGGCGCGCGTCAGCGCCTGGGCGGATCTCCAGTTGGTGGATGGCTTCAGTGCCGGTGCCGGTGGTTCCGCGATGCAGGCAGCACGGCGGCTCAGCTTCACCACCAGTGGCCGCTCCCAGGCTTATGCCCTTTCCTTCGTGCTCGGCGTGCTGCTCATGGCTGCCTGGCTTCTGTTCCGCTGA
- a CDS encoding sigma-70 family RNA polymerase sigma factor — protein sequence MPAPQKLRRGDCDAISRHLRAIGRIPLLTADEEISLGRAVQNGQRLLETAEEMKLRSGGQTPSVQAWALEVGITPRQLQRQLKAAERASERMVTANLRLVVSLARRISHRRLELEDLIQEGTLGLIRAVQRFDPSRGYKFSTYATWWIREGMGRGLQQQSRTIRLPAHMQDRLQRLRRCQQELRQMLGREPNLEELAEATELKPLDIREALFRAQEPLSLDSGHGPEDDLRLLDTLRCDAQLPSDQLTASHLQKDLVALLDELPAQEAELLRLRYGIDQQAPMNLSAVARQMGLSRDQARGVERRANAAIRRLSERVIDYLEA from the coding sequence ATGCCTGCGCCACAGAAGCTCCGCCGAGGAGACTGCGACGCGATCAGCCGGCACCTACGTGCCATTGGCCGGATTCCTCTGCTCACTGCCGATGAGGAAATCAGCCTGGGCCGGGCCGTTCAGAACGGACAACGGCTGCTTGAGACAGCCGAAGAAATGAAACTCCGCTCCGGCGGCCAAACCCCGAGCGTTCAAGCCTGGGCCCTAGAGGTGGGGATCACACCACGCCAATTGCAACGGCAGCTCAAAGCGGCCGAGCGTGCCAGCGAGCGGATGGTGACGGCCAACCTGCGCCTTGTGGTGAGCCTCGCGAGGCGGATCAGCCACAGACGCCTCGAGCTTGAGGATCTGATCCAAGAGGGAACGCTGGGGCTGATCCGGGCGGTACAGCGCTTTGACCCCAGCCGCGGCTACAAATTCTCCACCTATGCCACCTGGTGGATCCGCGAGGGGATGGGCCGTGGCCTGCAGCAGCAGAGCCGAACCATTCGCTTGCCGGCCCACATGCAAGACCGGCTGCAGCGCCTCCGCCGCTGCCAGCAGGAGCTCCGGCAAATGCTTGGGCGTGAACCCAACCTCGAAGAACTCGCCGAGGCCACCGAGCTCAAGCCGCTCGACATCCGCGAGGCCCTGTTCCGCGCTCAAGAACCCCTGAGCCTGGACAGTGGACACGGACCGGAAGACGACCTGCGGCTGCTCGACACCTTGCGTTGCGATGCCCAGCTGCCCAGCGACCAACTCACAGCCAGCCACCTGCAGAAGGATCTGGTGGCGCTGCTGGATGAGCTCCCAGCACAGGAAGCGGAGCTGCTACGACTGCGCTACGGCATCGATCAACAGGCACCGATGAACCTCAGCGCCGTGGCCAGGCAGATGGGCCTCAGCCGTGACCAAGCACGTGGCGTGGAGCGGCGCGCCAACGCTGCGATCCGCCGCCTATCGGAGCGGGTGATCGACTACTTAGAAGCTTGA
- a CDS encoding fasciclin domain-containing protein, with protein sequence MASILETAASVGIFNTLLAAVDAAGLRSALEGDGPFTVFAPVDEAFAALPPGTVQTLVDNPPQLARILKYHVISGARSRAQLVVQESWESLEGAPIPIRRAEPFEVKNATVVQADVICDNGVVHVINRVILPG encoded by the coding sequence ATGGCTTCGATTCTCGAAACCGCCGCCTCTGTGGGCATCTTCAACACCCTGCTGGCCGCCGTGGATGCTGCTGGTTTGCGCAGTGCCCTCGAAGGGGATGGCCCGTTTACGGTGTTCGCACCCGTGGATGAGGCGTTTGCGGCTTTGCCCCCCGGCACGGTGCAAACCTTGGTGGATAACCCCCCGCAGCTGGCGAGAATCCTCAAATACCACGTGATCTCTGGTGCTCGATCACGCGCCCAGCTGGTGGTTCAGGAGAGTTGGGAGAGCCTTGAAGGTGCACCGATTCCGATCCGCCGCGCCGAGCCCTTTGAGGTGAAGAACGCCACAGTCGTGCAGGCCGATGTGATCTGTGACAACGGCGTCGTACACGTGATCAACCGCGTGATTTTGCCAGGCTAA
- the bioA gene encoding adenosylmethionine--8-amino-7-oxononanoate transaminase, giving the protein MSWHPHLWHPTTQVATSPAPLQIKRAQGCLLELHDGRQLIDAISSWWVTLHGHAEPAIAAAIGRQALQLEQVIFANFSHAPAEQLATRLAALSGLERLFFSDNGSTAVEVALKIAWQWWRNQGSNRQQIIAFEGAYHGDTFGAMAVGDRSIFTAPYEELLFDVARISWPHTHWGDDSVDVREAQALLELEQALATPTAAVIMEPLIQGASGMHMVRPSFLRAVQERVRSCSALLIADEVMTGFGRTGSLFASQRAGLQPDLMALSKGLTGGFLPMGATLAREQLYQGFISQEPTHTFFHGHSFTANPLGCAAALASLDLLQHNPERYQQFDARHIPLLEELALHPLVKHVRCQGTVAAFELDAGSSSYLNPIGKELQRHCLQQGVYIRPLGNVVYMLPPLCMSEAQLHQCYAAISSGLAALRP; this is encoded by the coding sequence ATGAGCTGGCATCCCCACCTCTGGCATCCCACCACTCAGGTGGCGACCAGCCCCGCACCGCTGCAAATCAAACGCGCTCAGGGCTGCCTGCTCGAACTGCACGACGGGCGGCAGCTCATCGATGCGATCAGCAGTTGGTGGGTCACCCTCCACGGCCACGCCGAACCGGCGATCGCTGCCGCAATCGGCCGCCAAGCGCTGCAGCTCGAGCAGGTGATTTTCGCCAACTTCAGCCATGCCCCCGCTGAGCAGCTGGCCACCCGCCTTGCGGCTCTCAGTGGCTTGGAGCGGCTGTTCTTCTCCGACAACGGCTCCACAGCCGTGGAGGTAGCCCTCAAGATCGCCTGGCAGTGGTGGCGCAACCAGGGCAGCAATCGCCAGCAAATCATTGCCTTTGAGGGCGCATATCACGGCGACACCTTCGGCGCGATGGCGGTGGGTGATCGATCGATCTTTACCGCGCCCTACGAGGAGCTGCTGTTTGATGTGGCTCGCATCAGCTGGCCCCACACCCACTGGGGCGACGACAGCGTGGACGTGCGCGAGGCCCAGGCCTTGCTGGAGCTCGAGCAGGCCCTGGCCACACCCACAGCAGCGGTGATTATGGAGCCGCTGATTCAAGGTGCGTCTGGGATGCACATGGTGCGTCCCAGCTTCTTGCGTGCGGTGCAGGAGCGGGTGCGCAGCTGTAGCGCCCTGCTCATCGCCGATGAGGTGATGACAGGGTTCGGGCGGACCGGTTCCCTGTTCGCCAGCCAGCGAGCTGGCCTTCAACCCGACCTGATGGCGCTCTCCAAAGGGCTCACCGGTGGTTTCCTGCCAATGGGTGCCACCCTGGCGCGTGAACAGCTCTACCAAGGATTCATCAGCCAAGAGCCGACGCACACCTTCTTCCACGGTCACAGCTTCACCGCCAATCCGCTCGGCTGCGCTGCAGCCCTAGCCAGCCTTGATCTGCTGCAGCACAACCCGGAGCGCTATCAACAGTTCGATGCGCGCCACATCCCGCTCCTCGAAGAGCTGGCCCTGCATCCCCTGGTGAAACACGTGCGCTGCCAAGGCACCGTTGCTGCCTTCGAGTTGGATGCCGGCAGCAGCAGCTACCTCAACCCGATCGGCAAAGAACTGCAGCGCCACTGCCTCCAGCAAGGGGTGTACATCCGTCCCCTGGGCAACGTGGTGTACATGCTGCCGCCGTTGTGCATGAGTGAGGCGCAATTGCATCAGTGCTACGCCGCAATCAGCTCAGGCCTTGCAGCACTCCGCCCCTGA
- a CDS encoding CO2 hydration protein, translating to MTAAVTSERTKAPLLPPSTHPYADVIHRLEAGGSMLPDTPENLQQIIGIYKAYAVPMDFYWRDLLYIAERVFLNPLPAFKYFIPQEYLDRPNSYAGDQAQLRIWRGGETVHPELLAFMERGETTRMPKLLHHLWHDRVNMEFAEACMRAMLWHQGMGGRFNDYLESDAYRTNADRAIKAYFKGNPLMLGLYALFPEMFLEQVRQLSYTANLGLFWEVMAPVFFEMSDLYDEGKLTSVPEAMDFLVNGIFAVAGRPIYHHLYIGDDCYEIIPKSEGFTWLYEAALPYVEAVFYRTSPFRGTKSYNAQAHQVPADQADFHYGILYADVFPVGSAGIPPTLLMQDMLHFLPPYLKALYQQHKRGDEDELIQLGITFQRSMYNVTSAVIQALRGAVLYPLDDNDPEHLKANRSFFEAQMDRFLRPEARLSDIQSQNYR from the coding sequence ATGACTGCCGCTGTCACCTCGGAGCGAACCAAGGCTCCCCTCCTGCCTCCTTCCACCCACCCTTATGCCGATGTGATTCATCGGCTCGAGGCCGGTGGTTCGATGTTGCCCGATACACCGGAGAACCTTCAGCAGATCATCGGTATCTACAAGGCCTATGCCGTGCCGATGGATTTCTATTGGCGCGATCTTCTCTACATCGCAGAGCGGGTGTTTCTCAATCCGCTACCTGCTTTCAAATACTTCATCCCGCAAGAGTATCTCGATCGCCCCAATAGCTATGCGGGTGATCAGGCACAGCTGCGCATCTGGCGTGGGGGCGAGACGGTGCATCCTGAGCTGCTGGCCTTCATGGAGCGCGGTGAAACCACCCGCATGCCCAAGCTCCTCCACCACCTCTGGCATGACCGGGTGAATATGGAGTTTGCCGAGGCCTGCATGCGGGCGATGCTCTGGCACCAAGGCATGGGCGGCCGCTTCAATGATTACCTCGAGAGCGACGCCTACCGCACCAACGCTGATCGGGCGATTAAGGCCTATTTCAAAGGCAATCCGCTGATGCTGGGGCTGTATGCGCTCTTCCCAGAGATGTTCCTGGAGCAGGTGCGGCAGCTCAGCTATACCGCCAACCTTGGCCTGTTCTGGGAGGTGATGGCGCCGGTGTTCTTCGAGATGAGCGACCTCTACGACGAGGGCAAGCTCACCTCTGTGCCTGAAGCCATGGACTTTCTCGTGAACGGCATCTTTGCGGTGGCCGGCCGCCCCATTTATCACCACCTCTACATCGGTGACGACTGCTACGAGATCATCCCGAAGAGTGAAGGGTTCACCTGGCTTTATGAAGCGGCTCTGCCCTATGTGGAGGCGGTGTTCTATCGCACCTCACCCTTCCGCGGTACCAAGAGCTACAACGCTCAGGCCCATCAAGTTCCTGCGGACCAGGCGGATTTCCACTACGGCATTCTTTACGCCGATGTTTTCCCCGTGGGCTCTGCAGGGATTCCTCCCACCCTGCTGATGCAGGACATGCTGCATTTCCTGCCGCCTTATCTCAAGGCCCTTTATCAGCAGCACAAGCGTGGCGACGAGGATGAACTGATTCAGCTGGGTATCACCTTTCAGCGCTCGATGTACAACGTTACTTCAGCGGTGATTCAGGCCCTTCGTGGTGCTGTGCTCTATCCGCTGGATGACAACGATCCCGAGCATCTGAAGGCGAATCGCAGCTTTTTTGAGGCGCAGATGGATCGCTTCCTGCGGCCTGAGGCACGCCTCTCCGATATTCAATCCCAGAACTACCGCTAA
- a CDS encoding NuoM family protein, protein MTLLLLLLLLPLLTAVVLPVLPSGLPWVRRAALVAPLLQVVAALLWWRQPSAELSLSWLPRLGLRLDLGLDGITLPLVLLTALITAMAVLAAPPNQSRPKLFFGLLLATNLGLIGSFLARNALLFVMAYELILIPTTLLVATWGGQRRAGAAIRFLTYGAVSGVALLAAVLAMGWLQPSGLDFSYSALARHSLSPVQQGWILALVLLSFGLKLPVVPLHGWQPLTYSQAPTPVAMVLSGAVSKLGAYGLLRFGVEFLPDAWSAWAPWLAVAGAVSAIYGALNAIAQLDMRRLVAYSSLGHMGILLLALAAATPLSLQGVVAQMLAHGLIIALLFCLVGLIERKTGTTSIPELSGLLNPQRGLPFTMGLMLLALLAAAGVPGLAGFVAELLVFEGSWVAFPWPTLVCLLASGLTAVYAIRLFNRVGFGRLDNERADWVSTTWQERTPALVLTSLVLLAGLWPTALTGFSESSTAPLALRSSAAVTVIALAPTSTTELPA, encoded by the coding sequence ATGACCCTGTTGTTGCTTCTGCTCCTGCTTCCGCTGCTCACGGCGGTGGTTCTGCCCGTGCTGCCCTCGGGCTTGCCCTGGGTGCGCCGTGCTGCGTTGGTGGCCCCTCTTCTCCAGGTGGTGGCAGCACTCCTGTGGTGGCGCCAGCCAAGCGCTGAGCTCTCGTTGAGCTGGCTCCCTCGGCTCGGATTAAGGCTGGATCTGGGCCTTGATGGCATCACCCTGCCGTTGGTGTTGCTCACCGCTTTGATCACCGCGATGGCCGTGCTGGCTGCCCCGCCGAATCAGAGCCGGCCCAAGCTGTTTTTTGGGCTGTTGCTGGCGACAAACCTGGGTCTGATCGGCTCATTTCTGGCCCGTAACGCTCTGCTCTTTGTGATGGCCTACGAGCTGATCCTGATTCCCACCACCCTGCTGGTAGCCACTTGGGGCGGCCAGCGTCGTGCCGGAGCGGCGATTCGTTTCCTCACCTATGGAGCCGTGTCTGGGGTGGCCCTGCTTGCCGCGGTGCTCGCTATGGGCTGGCTGCAGCCAAGCGGCCTTGATTTCAGTTACTCAGCCTTGGCGCGCCACAGCCTCAGCCCTGTTCAGCAAGGCTGGATTCTGGCGTTGGTGCTGTTGTCATTCGGCTTGAAATTGCCGGTGGTACCGCTGCATGGTTGGCAGCCGCTCACCTACAGCCAGGCCCCCACACCCGTGGCCATGGTGCTGAGTGGTGCTGTTTCGAAGCTTGGGGCCTATGGGCTGCTTCGTTTCGGGGTTGAGTTTCTACCTGATGCCTGGAGTGCCTGGGCTCCTTGGCTTGCGGTGGCAGGAGCGGTGAGTGCCATCTATGGCGCCCTTAATGCGATTGCGCAGCTCGATATGCGGCGTCTGGTGGCCTACAGCTCCCTCGGACATATGGGCATCTTGCTGCTTGCCCTGGCTGCGGCCACACCCCTGAGCCTTCAGGGGGTTGTTGCTCAGATGCTTGCCCACGGCCTGATCATTGCGCTGCTCTTCTGCCTGGTGGGTCTGATTGAGCGCAAAACAGGCACCACTTCGATTCCGGAGCTCTCTGGGCTGCTCAATCCCCAGCGTGGTTTGCCATTCACGATGGGGTTGATGTTGCTCGCTCTGCTAGCTGCCGCTGGCGTGCCGGGTTTGGCTGGCTTCGTGGCAGAGCTGCTGGTGTTCGAAGGTAGCTGGGTGGCGTTCCCCTGGCCCACCCTGGTCTGTCTGCTGGCATCAGGGCTCACCGCCGTTTATGCCATCCGCCTCTTCAACCGGGTTGGCTTTGGCCGGCTCGACAATGAGCGTGCTGATTGGGTCAGCACCACCTGGCAGGAGCGAACTCCGGCCTTGGTGCTCACGTCGCTGGTGCTGCTTGCTGGCCTCTGGCCAACAGCCCTCACCGGTTTCAGTGAAAGCTCCACGGCTCCTTTGGCATTGCGCTCCAGTGCCGCGGTCACCGTGATCGCGCTCGCTCCCACCTCCACTACTGAGCTCCCCGCATGA
- a CDS encoding APC family permease produces the protein MLFKLARRLLGKPLPRSQSDSERLPSFEALPILSSDALSSVAYATEAALGVLILAGSRALELSLPITGAIVLLIAIVVLSYRQTIEAYPQGGGSYVVARENLGTWPSLIAAASLLVDYTLTAAVSLMAGTQALSSLLPGLLPYETPLALLLLVLVGWANLRGVKEAGRAFAIPTYAFVVMVVLLALFGLQNLVFAHGFTPDAPPLVRAVEPLGLFLILRAFSSGCSAMTGIEAIANGVKVFREPAAKRAQRTMLVMGVMLALMFLAVSGLGWLYGVSPSPDRTVLAQIGIRVFGEGSPLFWALQISTLLILALAANTAFAGFPRLAAMLAQDRFLPRQMAWIGDRLVFQNGIAVLLVAAGLVIVVCRGDTTVAVNLYALGVFSAFTLSQAGMVVRWWRLRGPGWLGRLLMNALGSLTTFVVLLVIVVSKFDEGAWTVVIAIPLLVWMLARIRHRYDTIYRAIGLRPDEDRTLHLPQRRDPLGNTSLVWVPSLSRPSLEALRYAATVSDRVVAVWVLAEGDDPKAIRDQWRRCVGEEDGRGFELRLLESPFASLIDPFVDYVAQEEQRHPETTFTIVMPMGIPRYRFDGVLLNQRGVNMRRSLDAHRNRVFTLVRYYLPA, from the coding sequence GTGCTGTTCAAACTCGCCAGGCGGCTTCTGGGTAAGCCCTTACCGCGCAGCCAATCGGATTCCGAGCGGTTGCCCAGCTTTGAGGCCCTGCCGATCCTGAGTTCTGATGCCCTCTCCTCAGTGGCGTATGCCACTGAGGCGGCGCTTGGGGTACTGATCCTGGCGGGCAGCCGCGCTTTGGAACTGTCGCTGCCGATCACCGGGGCGATCGTGTTGCTGATCGCGATCGTGGTGCTCTCCTATCGGCAGACGATCGAGGCTTACCCCCAGGGTGGTGGTTCCTACGTCGTAGCGCGGGAAAACCTCGGCACCTGGCCCAGCCTGATTGCGGCGGCCTCGCTGTTGGTGGATTACACCCTCACTGCCGCGGTGAGCCTGATGGCTGGCACCCAGGCCCTCTCGTCGTTGCTGCCGGGGTTGCTGCCTTACGAAACGCCATTGGCGCTGCTGCTGCTGGTGCTGGTGGGTTGGGCCAACCTGCGCGGTGTGAAGGAAGCTGGCCGCGCCTTTGCGATCCCCACCTATGCGTTTGTGGTGATGGTGGTGTTGCTGGCCCTGTTCGGCTTGCAAAACCTGGTGTTTGCCCATGGCTTCACGCCGGATGCACCACCGCTGGTGCGGGCGGTGGAGCCGCTGGGCCTGTTTCTGATCCTGCGGGCGTTCAGCTCCGGTTGTTCCGCCATGACCGGGATCGAGGCGATCGCCAATGGCGTGAAGGTGTTCCGTGAGCCCGCCGCCAAGCGTGCCCAGCGCACCATGTTGGTGATGGGCGTGATGCTCGCCCTGATGTTCCTGGCTGTGAGTGGCCTGGGCTGGCTGTATGGGGTGTCGCCCAGCCCCGATCGCACCGTGCTCGCGCAGATCGGCATCCGGGTGTTCGGTGAGGGAAGTCCCCTGTTTTGGGCGCTGCAGATCAGCACTCTGCTGATCCTGGCTCTGGCGGCTAACACGGCCTTCGCGGGCTTTCCCCGCCTGGCGGCCATGTTGGCTCAGGACCGCTTCCTGCCCCGCCAGATGGCCTGGATTGGCGATCGGTTGGTGTTCCAGAACGGCATTGCCGTATTACTGGTGGCCGCTGGCCTGGTGATCGTGGTGTGCCGCGGCGACACCACCGTGGCGGTGAACCTCTATGCCCTGGGCGTGTTCAGCGCCTTCACCCTGTCGCAGGCGGGGATGGTGGTGCGCTGGTGGCGGCTGCGGGGTCCGGGCTGGCTAGGCCGGTTGCTGATGAATGCCCTCGGATCCCTCACCACGTTTGTGGTGCTGCTGGTGATCGTGGTGAGCAAATTTGATGAGGGGGCCTGGACGGTGGTGATCGCCATCCCCCTGCTGGTGTGGATGCTGGCTCGGATCCGACACCGCTACGACACGATTTACCGCGCCATTGGCCTGCGACCAGACGAAGACCGCACCCTCCACCTGCCGCAGCGCCGCGACCCCCTAGGTAACACCAGCCTGGTTTGGGTGCCGTCGTTGAGTCGCCCCAGCCTGGAGGCGCTTCGCTACGCCGCTACCGTGTCTGATCGTGTGGTGGCCGTGTGGGTGCTTGCCGAGGGGGACGATCCCAAGGCCATCCGCGACCAGTGGCGCCGCTGTGTGGGCGAGGAGGATGGACGGGGCTTCGAGTTGCGGCTGCTGGAGAGCCCTTTTGCCTCGCTGATCGATCCCTTCGTGGATTACGTGGCCCAGGAGGAACAGCGCCATCCCGAAACTACCTTCACGATCGTGATGCCGATGGGCATTCCTCGCTATCGCTTCGATGGTGTGCTGCTCAATCAGCGCGGGGTGAATATGCGCCGCAGCCTGGATGCCCATCGCAACAGAGTGTTCACCCTGGTGCGTTACTACCTGCCGGCCTGA